The following coding sequences lie in one Methylotuvimicrobium alcaliphilum 20Z genomic window:
- the smpB gene encoding SsrA-binding protein SmpB has product MADKKSKKKNKSQNNTIATNRQATHEYFIEERFEAGLVLEGWEVKSLREGRAQLKESYVQIKRGEAWLYGTHISPLLSASTHVNPDSIRGRKLLLHRQELNKLIGSVERKGYTLIPLSMYWKNGRAKVEIGLAKGKKLHDKRTASKDRDWQREKERLMKHA; this is encoded by the coding sequence ATGGCCGATAAAAAATCGAAGAAAAAAAACAAGTCACAAAATAATACCATCGCCACCAATCGCCAGGCTACGCACGAATATTTTATTGAAGAACGCTTCGAAGCGGGTTTAGTCTTAGAAGGCTGGGAAGTCAAAAGTCTGAGAGAAGGCCGGGCGCAACTAAAGGAAAGTTATGTGCAAATCAAGCGCGGCGAAGCGTGGTTGTATGGCACTCATATCTCGCCGCTATTATCCGCTTCCACACATGTCAATCCGGATTCCATACGCGGTAGAAAACTGCTATTGCATCGTCAAGAACTTAATAAATTGATCGGCAGCGTCGAGCGCAAAGGCTATACGTTGATTCCTTTATCGATGTATTGGAAAAACGGTCGGGCCAAAGTTGAAATCGGCTTGGCCAAAGGCAAAAAATTACATGACAAGCGAACGGCATCGAAAGACCGAGACTGGCAGCGCGAAAAAGAACGCTTGATGAAACACGCTTAA
- a CDS encoding class I SAM-dependent methyltransferase yields MKRISLVHKAHKAVKAVLQAGDYAIDATVGNGHDTLFLARHVGPGGIVLGFDIQQSAIDKTRSRLEQETIDTQVELFRVSHAEMTNIIPMQFHGRIKAVMFNLGYLPGGDKLLITRTDTTIAALNQALRMLAPDGLLTILAYPGHPGGDQEADEVDKWCADLEGSRYDKSCINSQENQKSTPRLYLIKPA; encoded by the coding sequence ATGAAACGCATTTCCCTAGTTCACAAAGCGCATAAAGCCGTAAAGGCTGTATTGCAAGCCGGCGATTACGCGATCGATGCCACAGTCGGCAACGGGCACGATACGCTGTTTCTGGCTCGGCATGTCGGTCCCGGAGGCATCGTGCTCGGATTCGACATTCAGCAAAGCGCGATCGATAAAACGCGGAGCAGACTCGAACAGGAAACAATCGATACGCAAGTTGAGCTGTTCAGGGTGAGTCACGCGGAAATGACAAACATAATTCCCATGCAATTTCACGGGCGCATCAAAGCGGTCATGTTCAATCTAGGATATCTTCCAGGCGGCGACAAATTGCTGATCACTCGAACCGATACGACGATTGCCGCACTGAATCAGGCCCTTCGAATGCTTGCACCGGATGGATTATTGACGATACTTGCCTATCCTGGCCATCCCGGCGGCGATCAAGAAGCCGATGAAGTCGACAAATGGTGCGCCGATTTGGAGGGTTCCCGTTACGATAAGTCATGCATCAACAGTCAGGAAAATCAAAAGAGTACGCCCCGCCTTTACCTCATTAAACCAGCCTGA
- a CDS encoding exosortase system-associated protein, TIGR04073 family, with protein sequence MMYTFKPVAVALVLTLGAYTPISHAEESYLSRVGDKFLGGVANMFTGLAEVPKNLIDVTNKTNPVVGATGGLINGTLQTVGRTASGVFDIITSPIPTESMVEPKYVWTEFDRPTSYGGTFK encoded by the coding sequence ATGATGTATACGTTCAAGCCTGTCGCAGTGGCTTTAGTTTTAACGTTAGGTGCTTACACCCCAATCAGTCATGCAGAGGAAAGCTATCTTTCTCGAGTTGGCGATAAATTTTTAGGTGGTGTTGCAAATATGTTTACAGGTCTTGCTGAAGTACCTAAAAACTTGATCGATGTAACCAATAAAACTAACCCGGTTGTCGGTGCGACAGGCGGATTGATCAACGGAACTTTACAAACTGTAGGAAGAACTGCTTCCGGGGTTTTCGACATTATCACGAGTCCGATCCCAACCGAAAGTATGGTAGAACCGAAATATGTTTGGACGGAGTTCGATCGCCCTACATCATACGGTGGCACTTTTAAATAA
- the hrpA gene encoding ATP-dependent RNA helicase HrpA has translation MSIHAQFKQLAHRLPECLNQDRHRLKRQLDRLRKDAKNGKVPSDKLTDLTGRIEQSAALFSKRRASIPAISFPDLPVSGKKDEIAQLIQDHQVVIVCGETGSGKTTQLPKICLAIGRGSAGYIGHTQPRRIAARTVADRIAEELGEPVGKSVGYKVRFHDQTRKESLVKLMTDGILLAETQNDPYLNQYDTIIIDEAHERSLNIDFLLGYMKWLLPKRPDLKLIVTSATIDPERFSKHFADAPIIEVSGRTYPVEIRYRPIEQIEEGDETTADLQMAILDAVDELARDMRGDILIFLSGEREIRETTESLRKHHPTGYEILPLYSKLSVAEQERVFKPKGGQRIVLATNVAETSLTVPGIRCVIDTGHARISRYSHRSKIQRLPIERISQASANQRAGRCGRVAEGICIRLYSKEDFQVRPVFTEPEILRTNLSSVILQMIALNLGDIEDFPFIEPPEDKMIRDGKTMLHEVNALDKQGNLTEIGKQLAKLPTDPKLARMLLAAADYQCLHEVSIIVAALSIQDPREKPADKMQQADAKHAVFRHEESDFLTLLNLWNHFEEQKKHLSNNKLRKYCKDQFISYVRMKEWFDIHAQIMQVIKGELKLKPNMIEAGYGEIHRALLPGLLSNIGFRHEQYEYLGARGLKFFIFPGSGLHKPRPKWIMAAEQVETSKVYARTVARIEPEWIEACSGHLVKRNYYDPHWEKKAGRSGIYERTLLYGLTLQAKRKIPYEHVDPKAARDYFIRFGLVNQDYQTNAPFFKANQQLLEEVGYIQHKGRRVDLIEDEEWLYQFYDKKIPESVVNSITFDQWRKSVERDNPKFLFLTKEDLTREQDDFINEWDFPDSKQIGRLSFDLQYRFEPGHDEDGVTAVIPVHQLNQVIAQPFDWLVPGMLEEKLIALIKSLPKQLRKHFVPVPQTAKQCLEIEPDFKGSLYEWLGMRLRKLTGEAIPLTEWHPETLPEHLTMNFRIVDEQGKLLDYGRDLKKLQDKYAVEAVDSFDKKAADELNFTGCIQWAFDDLPETYEFIHEGQSFIGFPAIVDEGDAVGVKIFDTRDKADRLHRAGLTRLFQLQLKKEKTYLAKNMPHSTAAELTVNQLPEHSILKDHAGASYKEDLLYLVFLELFVGDRVIRTQKDFEQSIREHKGGLVAFANEVGKLTLDIVERYQGVKKRLSRLQQDNATVLDINEQLCLLIYSGFIRHTPFAQLKHLPRYLKTIDYRLDKIVGDASKIPIVQRYCTRYWKDIANRAKKTVVLPEQEAFRWMLEEFRVSVFAQQLKTPYPISEKRIEKAWDQRQ, from the coding sequence ATGTCCATACACGCACAATTCAAACAGCTTGCCCATCGATTACCGGAATGCCTGAATCAAGACCGCCATCGCCTGAAACGCCAACTCGACCGTTTGCGCAAAGACGCCAAAAATGGCAAGGTCCCGTCCGACAAACTTACTGACTTGACCGGCCGCATCGAACAATCGGCAGCATTGTTTTCGAAACGGCGCGCGTCGATACCCGCCATCTCATTTCCCGATTTGCCGGTCAGCGGCAAAAAAGACGAAATCGCGCAGTTGATTCAAGACCATCAAGTCGTGATCGTCTGCGGCGAGACCGGCTCCGGCAAGACCACGCAATTGCCGAAAATCTGTTTGGCTATCGGACGAGGCTCTGCCGGCTACATTGGTCACACGCAACCGCGCCGCATCGCCGCGCGCACGGTAGCGGACCGCATTGCCGAGGAGTTGGGCGAACCGGTCGGCAAATCGGTCGGTTACAAGGTTCGTTTTCACGATCAAACGCGCAAGGAATCGTTGGTCAAATTAATGACTGACGGTATTTTGTTGGCCGAAACGCAAAACGACCCGTATCTGAATCAGTACGATACGATCATCATCGACGAGGCACACGAGCGCAGCCTGAATATCGATTTTCTGCTCGGCTACATGAAATGGCTGTTGCCGAAACGCCCCGATCTGAAATTGATCGTGACCTCGGCTACGATCGACCCGGAGCGTTTTTCGAAACATTTCGCCGATGCGCCGATCATCGAGGTATCGGGCCGCACCTATCCTGTCGAAATTCGTTACAGGCCTATCGAACAGATCGAGGAAGGTGACGAAACGACGGCCGATTTACAAATGGCTATTTTGGATGCGGTCGACGAACTCGCGCGTGATATGCGTGGCGATATTTTGATATTTTTGAGTGGCGAGCGGGAAATCCGCGAAACGACCGAGTCGCTGCGCAAGCATCATCCGACCGGCTACGAAATTCTGCCGCTGTATTCGAAACTCAGCGTCGCCGAACAAGAACGTGTATTCAAGCCGAAAGGCGGACAGCGCATCGTGCTCGCGACCAATGTCGCCGAAACGTCGTTGACGGTGCCGGGCATTCGCTGCGTGATCGATACCGGACACGCGCGTATTAGCCGTTATAGTCATCGCAGCAAGATTCAACGTCTGCCGATCGAGCGCATCTCTCAGGCCAGTGCCAATCAAAGGGCAGGGCGCTGCGGCCGCGTCGCGGAGGGTATCTGCATTCGCCTGTATTCGAAGGAGGATTTTCAAGTACGTCCGGTATTTACCGAACCGGAAATTCTGCGTACCAATCTGTCGTCGGTGATTCTGCAGATGATTGCCCTTAACCTTGGCGATATTGAGGATTTTCCGTTTATCGAGCCGCCCGAAGACAAGATGATCCGCGACGGCAAAACGATGCTGCATGAAGTCAATGCGCTCGATAAACAGGGTAATTTGACCGAAATCGGTAAGCAACTGGCCAAATTGCCGACCGATCCTAAATTGGCTAGGATGCTGCTGGCAGCCGCCGACTATCAATGCCTCCATGAAGTATCGATTATTGTCGCGGCGCTGAGCATTCAAGATCCCCGTGAAAAACCGGCCGACAAGATGCAACAGGCGGATGCCAAACATGCCGTTTTCCGCCATGAAGAATCGGATTTTCTGACCTTGCTGAATCTGTGGAACCATTTCGAGGAGCAGAAAAAGCATTTGTCGAACAACAAGCTGCGTAAATATTGCAAAGATCAGTTTATATCCTATGTCCGCATGAAGGAATGGTTCGACATTCATGCGCAGATCATGCAGGTGATCAAAGGCGAATTGAAGCTCAAGCCAAACATGATCGAGGCCGGTTACGGCGAAATTCACCGCGCCTTGCTACCGGGCTTGTTGTCGAATATCGGCTTCCGGCACGAGCAATACGAATACCTCGGCGCGCGCGGACTCAAGTTTTTCATCTTTCCGGGTTCGGGATTGCACAAGCCGCGTCCGAAATGGATCATGGCCGCTGAACAGGTCGAAACGTCTAAAGTTTACGCAAGAACGGTCGCCCGCATCGAACCGGAATGGATCGAGGCCTGTTCCGGGCATCTGGTCAAGCGCAATTATTACGATCCGCATTGGGAGAAGAAGGCAGGGCGTAGCGGTATCTACGAGCGCACGCTGCTGTACGGTTTGACTTTGCAGGCGAAGCGCAAGATACCTTACGAACACGTCGATCCGAAGGCAGCGCGCGATTATTTTATTCGTTTCGGCCTTGTCAATCAGGATTATCAAACCAATGCACCGTTCTTCAAGGCCAATCAACAATTGCTCGAAGAAGTCGGCTACATTCAGCACAAGGGCCGGCGCGTCGATTTGATCGAGGACGAGGAATGGCTGTATCAGTTTTATGATAAAAAAATTCCCGAATCGGTCGTCAATAGCATTACGTTCGATCAGTGGCGTAAAAGCGTCGAACGCGACAATCCGAAATTTCTGTTCCTGACCAAGGAGGATTTAACTCGCGAGCAGGATGATTTCATCAACGAATGGGATTTTCCGGACAGCAAGCAAATTGGACGTTTGAGTTTCGATTTGCAATATCGTTTTGAACCGGGGCACGACGAAGACGGCGTGACTGCGGTCATTCCGGTGCATCAACTCAATCAAGTGATAGCGCAACCTTTCGATTGGTTGGTGCCGGGCATGCTGGAAGAAAAACTCATCGCGTTGATCAAGTCGTTGCCGAAACAACTGCGTAAGCATTTCGTGCCGGTGCCGCAGACAGCGAAGCAGTGCCTCGAAATCGAGCCTGATTTCAAGGGTTCGCTCTATGAGTGGCTCGGCATGCGTTTGCGCAAATTGACCGGCGAAGCGATTCCGTTGACCGAATGGCATCCGGAAACCTTGCCCGAGCACTTGACGATGAATTTTCGTATCGTCGACGAGCAAGGTAAGTTGCTCGACTACGGGCGCGATCTAAAAAAGCTACAGGATAAATACGCCGTCGAGGCTGTCGACAGTTTCGACAAAAAGGCCGCCGATGAATTGAATTTCACAGGCTGTATTCAATGGGCCTTCGACGATTTGCCGGAAACTTATGAATTCATACATGAAGGTCAGTCGTTTATCGGCTTCCCGGCGATCGTCGACGAAGGCGATGCGGTCGGCGTCAAGATTTTCGATACGCGTGATAAAGCCGACCGCTTGCACAGAGCTGGTTTGACTCGGCTGTTCCAGTTGCAGTTGAAAAAGGAAAAGACCTATTTGGCAAAAAACATGCCTCATTCCACGGCTGCTGAGCTAACGGTCAATCAGTTGCCTGAACATTCGATACTAAAAGATCATGCGGGCGCCTCTTACAAAGAAGATTTACTTTACTTAGTTTTTCTCGAATTGTTCGTCGGCGATCGCGTCATCCGGACGCAGAAAGATTTCGAACAGAGTATTCGCGAGCACAAAGGGGGGTTAGTAGCGTTCGCAAACGAGGTCGGCAAACTGACGCTGGATATTGTCGAACGCTATCAAGGCGTCAAAAAACGCCTGTCACGGTTGCAACAGGACAACGCGACCGTGCTCGATATCAACGAACAATTGTGCCTATTGATTTATTCTGGTTTCATTCGTCATACGCCGTTTGCACAGCTCAAACACCTGCCTCGCTACCTGAAGACGATCGATTACCGTCTCGATAAAATCGTCGGCGATGCCTCCAAAATCCCGATCGTGCAGCGTTATTGCACGCGCTACTGGAAAGATATTGCGAACCGAGCTAAGAAAACCGTCGTGCTACCGGAACAAGAAGCGTTCCGCTGGATGCTCGAGGAATTTCGCGTGTCGGTGTTCGCTCAGCAATTAAAAACCCCGTATCCGATTTCGGAAAAGCGCATCGAAAAGGCCTGGGATCAGCGGCAATAG
- a CDS encoding NAD(P)/FAD-dependent oxidoreductase, which translates to MDIDFLIVGQGLAGSLLAFELMQRNARVMVVDDGRENASQVAAGLINPVTGIRLVKSDRVDDLLPEAKALYSRLSKVFDRNFFVEKTMFRLLRNEAEIAQCQKRLNDPEYGAYLSKIHPRESFAYPFQYCRRLLEQKQTGYLNTRPLLDALQGFFIGLDSYRKITFDFRGTQDFEPFYRQGLKPKRIIFCEGYRLLNNPWFSWLPLQAVKGEILTIESDFVLPEQIINFGNWLIPIGENRYRTGATFERHCTDTAVTERAKHRLIQSLAKIDPRFESKTRIIDQQANIRPCTQDRMPFLGRHPANTKLWVFNGFGAKGSLQIPCYSRHLADTLLNDATLDKHCNIQRYYETHFPSSQSA; encoded by the coding sequence ATGGATATCGATTTTCTAATCGTAGGACAAGGACTGGCCGGAAGCCTGCTTGCCTTTGAACTGATGCAACGCAACGCACGGGTCATGGTCGTCGACGACGGCCGCGAAAATGCTTCGCAAGTTGCGGCCGGCCTCATTAATCCTGTTACCGGCATACGCCTGGTCAAATCCGATCGGGTTGACGATTTATTGCCGGAAGCGAAAGCGCTCTACAGCCGTCTATCGAAAGTTTTCGATCGGAATTTCTTTGTAGAAAAAACGATGTTTCGTCTGTTGCGCAACGAAGCCGAAATCGCGCAATGTCAAAAACGCTTAAACGACCCTGAATATGGCGCCTACTTATCGAAAATACACCCAAGAGAATCATTCGCTTATCCGTTCCAATATTGCCGCCGGCTATTGGAGCAAAAACAAACAGGCTATTTAAACACCCGTCCGCTGCTCGATGCTTTGCAGGGCTTCTTTATCGGCCTCGACAGTTACCGAAAAATCACGTTCGATTTTCGCGGCACACAAGACTTTGAGCCTTTCTACCGGCAAGGACTCAAGCCGAAACGGATCATTTTTTGCGAAGGATACCGTTTACTCAATAACCCTTGGTTTTCCTGGCTACCATTGCAGGCGGTCAAAGGCGAAATACTAACCATCGAAAGCGACTTTGTCTTACCGGAACAGATCATCAATTTCGGCAACTGGCTGATTCCCATCGGAGAAAATCGTTACCGGACCGGTGCGACATTCGAAAGGCATTGCACCGATACAGCCGTTACAGAGCGGGCCAAGCATCGATTGATTCAATCGCTTGCCAAGATAGATCCACGTTTCGAGTCCAAAACGCGCATCATCGATCAACAAGCCAACATCCGCCCCTGCACGCAGGACCGAATGCCTTTTCTAGGCAGGCATCCCGCAAATACCAAGCTTTGGGTATTCAATGGTTTCGGCGCCAAGGGCAGCCTTCAAATTCCGTGCTATAGCCGTCATTTGGCCGATACCTTACTTAACGACGCAACCTTAGATAAGCACTGCAACATCCAACGTTATTATGAAACGCATTTCCCTAGTTCACAAAGCGCATAA
- a CDS encoding RnfH family protein, giving the protein MRVEVAYAKPEQQVILNASVPEGATVEEAIIKSGVLTRFPEIDLSQAKVGIFSSACKLDRVLKEFDRIEIYRPLLHDPKESRRNKAAKE; this is encoded by the coding sequence ATTAGAGTAGAAGTCGCTTATGCTAAACCGGAGCAGCAGGTTATTTTAAACGCCTCAGTACCGGAAGGTGCAACAGTCGAAGAAGCTATTATCAAATCGGGGGTTTTAACGCGCTTTCCTGAAATCGATTTGTCTCAAGCCAAGGTTGGTATTTTTAGTAGCGCCTGTAAACTGGATCGGGTGTTAAAGGAATTTGATAGAATAGAAATTTACCGGCCATTATTGCACGACCCTAAGGAGTCAAGAAGAAACAAGGCTGCAAAAGAATAA
- a CDS encoding type II toxin-antitoxin system RatA family toxin, with the protein MVLVQKSALVKYSAQKMFDLVDNIEAYPEFLPWCSGSRILSRKDDVVEAELMIAKGGFKKSFATRNKLDHGGRITIELLNGPFTHLEGKWDFMPLREDASKISLDLEFEMSGKLASLAFGAVFNQICNTMVASFTERAKEIYG; encoded by the coding sequence ATGGTGTTGGTACAAAAAAGCGCGCTGGTTAAATACTCTGCGCAAAAGATGTTCGATCTGGTCGATAATATCGAAGCGTATCCGGAGTTTTTACCCTGGTGCTCAGGAAGTCGCATTTTGTCTCGTAAGGACGATGTTGTTGAAGCCGAATTGATGATTGCTAAGGGAGGGTTTAAAAAATCGTTTGCAACCCGTAATAAACTGGACCATGGCGGTCGAATTACGATTGAATTACTGAACGGACCATTCACGCACCTGGAAGGCAAATGGGATTTTATGCCTCTGCGGGAGGATGCGAGTAAAATCTCATTGGATCTTGAGTTCGAAATGTCCGGAAAATTGGCGAGTCTGGCTTTCGGGGCTGTCTTTAATCAAATATGCAATACCATGGTGGCCTCGTTTACCGAGCGTGCAAAGGAAATATATGGCTGA
- a CDS encoding HopJ type III effector protein yields MTLTEFLDKLKSNRPVDFEETMAVIAEHYEYQPAEFSNGLEDNELINKAGTNEGSCKIFAFAKMNGLDEQQTLNLFGDYYRLDVLNDPTGTGHQNIRNFMCYGWQGIQFKSMPLTLK; encoded by the coding sequence ATGACTTTAACTGAATTTCTCGACAAATTAAAATCCAATAGACCGGTCGATTTCGAAGAAACGATGGCTGTGATAGCCGAACACTACGAATATCAACCAGCCGAATTTAGCAACGGCCTCGAAGATAATGAATTAATCAATAAAGCCGGTACAAACGAAGGCTCATGCAAAATTTTCGCGTTCGCAAAAATGAACGGACTCGATGAGCAACAAACCTTGAATCTATTCGGCGATTATTATCGCTTGGACGTGTTGAACGACCCGACTGGAACCGGTCATCAAAACATCCGAAATTTCATGTGTTACGGATGGCAAGGCATACAATTCAAGAGCATGCCGCTCACGCTCAAATAG
- a CDS encoding sodium-dependent transporter: MTQTKKSIHGEWSSRLAFILAATGSAVGLGNIWKFPYIAGENGGGAFVIVYLLCILLIGLPIMIAETLIGRRGRQSPINTMSDLADEANADPKWHYVGWLGVISGFLILSYYSVVAGWGIAYVFKAFLGGFSGADGTTIKDTFSSLMSSPLQQIFWHSIFMLVTMLVVSRGVAGGLEKAVRFLMPGLFVILMLLVAYAMTTGSYQQGINFLFNPDFSKITGQAVLTAMGHAFFTLSLGIGAIMVYGSYLPNSISITRTSILIAGADTAVALLAGIAIFPIVFANNLEVAAGPGLIFQTLPIAFGNMTGGWLFGILFFVLLVFAALSSSISLIEPAVAWLVENKEIDRKKACVWAGLATWVVGLGTVFSFNVWSDFKIFDRTIFDLLDYLTANLLLPIGGFCVAVFAGWIMKPDDSEHELRSSKPIHYQIWRFLVRYVSPAAVFLVFLNVVGVL; encoded by the coding sequence ATGACGCAAACAAAGAAATCAATTCATGGTGAATGGTCGTCGCGCTTAGCATTCATTCTAGCGGCAACCGGTTCGGCGGTCGGTTTAGGCAATATCTGGAAATTTCCTTATATTGCGGGAGAAAACGGTGGCGGAGCTTTTGTTATCGTTTATCTACTTTGTATTCTGTTGATCGGCCTTCCGATTATGATTGCGGAAACGCTCATAGGTCGCCGCGGACGGCAAAGCCCTATCAATACGATGTCCGATTTAGCTGATGAGGCGAATGCCGATCCTAAATGGCATTATGTGGGTTGGTTAGGCGTTATTTCCGGATTTTTGATTTTGTCTTATTACAGTGTAGTAGCCGGTTGGGGCATTGCCTATGTTTTTAAAGCTTTTTTAGGCGGCTTTTCCGGTGCGGACGGCACAACAATCAAAGATACTTTTAGCAGTTTAATGAGCAGCCCGCTGCAACAGATTTTTTGGCATAGTATTTTTATGCTGGTGACCATGCTAGTGGTCTCAAGAGGAGTGGCCGGCGGCTTGGAGAAAGCAGTCAGATTTTTAATGCCCGGTTTGTTTGTCATTTTAATGTTGTTGGTAGCATATGCAATGACGACCGGGTCTTACCAACAAGGCATTAACTTTTTGTTCAACCCGGACTTTAGCAAAATTACCGGTCAAGCCGTTTTAACCGCAATGGGGCATGCGTTTTTTACATTGAGTCTAGGCATAGGCGCGATCATGGTTTACGGTTCTTATTTACCGAATAGCATTTCGATTACTCGAACGAGTATCTTGATCGCCGGAGCCGATACTGCTGTTGCCTTGTTGGCCGGTATCGCGATTTTTCCTATTGTTTTTGCAAATAACTTGGAAGTTGCTGCCGGACCCGGGTTGATTTTTCAAACGCTACCGATTGCATTCGGCAATATGACCGGCGGCTGGCTGTTTGGCATTTTGTTTTTTGTTTTACTGGTTTTTGCGGCGCTTTCTTCATCAATTTCGCTAATCGAACCGGCTGTTGCGTGGTTGGTCGAAAATAAAGAAATCGATCGCAAGAAAGCATGTGTTTGGGCCGGCCTTGCAACTTGGGTTGTCGGGTTAGGTACGGTCTTTTCTTTTAATGTGTGGTCGGATTTTAAAATTTTCGACCGGACCATTTTTGATTTATTGGATTATTTGACGGCTAATTTATTGTTACCCATCGGCGGTTTCTGTGTGGCCGTTTTTGCAGGTTGGATCATGAAGCCCGATGATAGCGAGCATGAGCTGCGTAGTTCCAAGCCAATACATTACCAAATCTGGCGTTTTCTGGTTCGATACGTCTCTCCCGCAGCAGTTTTTCTGGTATTTTTGAATGTGGTTGGAGTGCTTTAA
- a CDS encoding outer membrane protein assembly factor BamE encodes MENLPGVYTLDIQQGNMIDQETIDQLRPGMNKRQVLYIMGSPMLLDPFQQHRWDYIFSEQLEGGARLQKKVTLLFDEDQLIGVQGDFRPSSKPTERVSHETTIVLPKRKLDKTVWEKITGVFGSDETSSSTIEFKKPTDNNTIDNDPLTSSSRIN; translated from the coding sequence ATGGAAAACTTGCCGGGCGTCTATACATTGGACATTCAACAAGGCAATATGATCGACCAGGAAACCATCGATCAGTTGCGTCCTGGCATGAATAAACGCCAAGTTTTATACATCATGGGGTCGCCCATGTTGCTCGACCCCTTTCAACAGCATCGTTGGGATTATATTTTTTCTGAACAATTGGAAGGCGGAGCTAGACTGCAAAAAAAAGTAACGCTTCTCTTTGATGAGGATCAATTGATAGGAGTACAAGGCGATTTCAGACCCAGCTCAAAGCCCACAGAACGAGTTTCGCACGAGACAACGATTGTGTTACCCAAGCGCAAATTGGATAAAACAGTTTGGGAAAAAATAACCGGTGTGTTTGGTAGCGATGAAACATCAAGTAGCACGATCGAGTTCAAAAAACCGACCGACAACAACACAATCGACAATGATCCGCTGACCTCATCCTCTAGGATCAATTAG
- the fur gene encoding ferric iron uptake transcriptional regulator, which translates to MEKQDLRDAGLKVTLPRVKILEILESQKDDRHLTAEQVYKILLSENEEIGLATVYRVLTQFEAAGLVARHHFEGGNSVFELNTGGHHDHIVCVKCGKVDEFTDPVIESRQKEIADKLGYELTDHSLYLYGLCVNCKKS; encoded by the coding sequence TTGGAAAAACAAGATTTAAGGGACGCAGGCTTAAAAGTCACTCTACCTCGCGTTAAAATTCTTGAAATTCTTGAAAGCCAAAAAGATGATCGTCATCTAACTGCCGAGCAGGTTTACAAAATTTTGTTGAGTGAAAATGAAGAAATCGGGCTGGCCACTGTTTATAGGGTTTTGACTCAATTTGAAGCCGCTGGTTTGGTTGCAAGACATCATTTCGAAGGTGGAAATTCGGTCTTCGAACTAAATACTGGCGGTCATCATGATCATATCGTCTGCGTCAAATGCGGAAAAGTCGACGAATTCACCGACCCGGTCATAGAAAGCAGACAAAAAGAAATTGCCGACAAGCTGGGTTATGAATTAACCGATCACAGCTTGTACTTATATGGATTGTGCGTTAATTGCAAAAAATCCTAA